The Longimicrobiales bacterium genome contains a region encoding:
- a CDS encoding GLPGLI family protein has product MKTILSLCLLLVPVGLAAQEGSVTYDHTVVYGFANPDARPARSDSAQAGREGRGGEGQQRARSADGGGGGGRMSARAGGASFRMPEGMPTNSFASVVLRFNSSESVMTQAEVVEEEEAAGGSEMDRRMALFADRIKMGSPVRSDQETLLGAYANNTDGTLVEELEFMGRTFRITGTLPGYAWRLVAEQSDFMGYMVQKAETEHEGRTIEAWFTPQIPVSAGPGQYGGLPGMILVLSVNRGEELYSATSIDLGQLETGIAPPEDGDEITREEYEVMVEEKLEELRTSRGRGRIRRIG; this is encoded by the coding sequence ATGAAAACGATACTTAGCCTTTGCCTGTTGCTCGTCCCCGTCGGCTTGGCCGCTCAAGAGGGAAGCGTCACCTACGACCACACGGTGGTCTATGGCTTCGCGAATCCCGACGCCCGGCCTGCTCGAAGCGATAGCGCTCAGGCCGGTCGCGAGGGACGAGGTGGCGAAGGCCAGCAGCGGGCCCGGAGTGCCGACGGTGGTGGTGGCGGTGGACGAATGAGCGCACGTGCCGGCGGGGCGAGCTTCAGGATGCCTGAAGGCATGCCGACCAACAGCTTCGCCTCGGTGGTTTTGCGCTTCAACTCCTCCGAATCCGTTATGACTCAGGCTGAAGTGGTAGAAGAAGAAGAGGCCGCCGGCGGATCGGAGATGGACCGACGCATGGCATTGTTCGCCGACCGCATCAAAATGGGGTCGCCAGTACGCAGCGATCAGGAAACACTGCTCGGGGCTTATGCCAACAACACCGACGGCACGCTCGTCGAGGAACTCGAATTCATGGGGCGTACGTTCCGGATCACCGGCACCCTACCCGGATACGCTTGGCGGCTCGTCGCAGAGCAGAGCGACTTCATGGGCTACATGGTCCAAAAGGCCGAGACCGAACACGAAGGGAGAACCATCGAAGCCTGGTTCACCCCACAAATTCCGGTCTCGGCAGGCCCGGGACAGTACGGAGGGCTCCCGGGAATGATCCTAGTCCTCTCCGTCAACCGTGGGGAAGAACTGTACTCCGCGACATCGATCGATTTGGGCCAACTCGAAACCGGAATCGCACCACCTGAAGACGGTGATGAGATCACGCGCGAAGAGTACGAAGTGATGGTTGAAGAGAAACTCGAAGAGCTGCGCACTTCGCGCGGCCGCGGCCGCATACGGCGCATCGGATGA
- a CDS encoding aldolase/citrate lyase family protein codes for MPRRGAEGLPREDLSLLAYGLRSTVASFSSVVWFSGGGSGMRFMLTLGVVALVFAADAAPAAAQSSDRLNPMIALHEAGMPVFGMYAPRASAGRRGAPAGPVKTPAQLAEETLAYTMSDFVFDGSMEGGVDRGLPAFNSFVSAMSGAGASTRTNPLVVKMQEVGTDYAGARDAIAKQLDAGASTLMAVKVESAEEVRQAVAAMRYESNGGTRPDRVGNAPAYWGVSEAEYRAKADVWPLNPDGELILWVIVESHAGLANLAEIAAVPGIGVLWPGAGTLRGIFSSQNAEGERVQNQNGWEHAIQSVLSACKENDLECGFPSNASDIAMRMEQGFSVHVMGWGDSGFATVEAGRKAAGR; via the coding sequence ATGCCGCGCCGTGGCGCGGAAGGTCTGCCGAGGGAGGACCTGTCCTTGCTGGCATACGGCCTCCGATCTACCGTGGCGTCCTTCAGCAGTGTCGTGTGGTTCTCCGGAGGAGGAAGCGGTATGCGGTTCATGCTCACATTAGGCGTCGTGGCTTTGGTATTCGCGGCGGACGCCGCACCTGCAGCGGCCCAGAGCTCGGATCGACTGAATCCCATGATCGCGCTACACGAGGCGGGTATGCCGGTGTTCGGGATGTATGCGCCCCGGGCGAGTGCGGGGCGAAGGGGTGCGCCTGCCGGTCCGGTGAAGACGCCGGCCCAACTCGCTGAGGAGACGCTCGCGTATACGATGAGTGACTTCGTCTTCGATGGTTCGATGGAGGGCGGTGTGGATCGTGGCCTGCCTGCGTTCAACAGCTTCGTCTCCGCGATGAGCGGTGCTGGCGCATCAACGCGAACGAATCCTCTTGTCGTGAAAATGCAGGAGGTCGGCACGGACTATGCGGGTGCACGGGACGCCATCGCGAAGCAGTTGGACGCCGGAGCGAGCACGCTCATGGCGGTGAAGGTCGAGTCTGCGGAAGAGGTTCGGCAGGCCGTGGCCGCCATGCGATATGAATCGAACGGCGGCACGCGTCCGGACCGCGTCGGAAACGCTCCTGCCTATTGGGGCGTGAGCGAAGCCGAGTATCGCGCCAAGGCAGATGTGTGGCCGCTCAACCCAGACGGTGAACTCATTCTATGGGTCATTGTCGAGAGCCACGCGGGGCTCGCGAACCTGGCCGAGATTGCGGCCGTGCCAGGGATCGGCGTGCTGTGGCCGGGAGCTGGGACGCTCCGGGGCATCTTCTCGTCGCAGAACGCCGAGGGCGAGCGCGTACAGAACCAGAACGGCTGGGAGCACGCGATTCAGTCGGTGTTGTCTGCCTGCAAGGAGAACGATCTCGAGTGCGGATTCCCCTCTAACGCCTCCGACATCGCGATGCGCATGGAGCAGGGTTTCAGCGTGCACGTGATGGGGTGGGGCGACTCGGGCTTTGCGACGGTTGAAGCCGGACGAAAGGCTGCGGGCCGCTAG